In Pyrenophora tritici-repentis strain M4 chromosome 6, whole genome shotgun sequence, the DNA window acaacGTATCTACCTCATCAGCGGGATCTCGACTCAGCTCCTCTTAACACTTGGTCAATTGGTTGTTCTACAAGGTTTCTCGACCCTTCGCTCTGTCTCTTTATGCGTCATTGATGCATTCTTCGACTCCATCGCCGCTACGACCGTTGTGAGCATCATTCTCATGGTGCAAATCAGTGCCACGGCCATTGTTGGATTCAGAGCGTGGCTGGAACAACATATCGCGAAAAGTGAAGCCGCAGGTGAAAAGCGTTCATCGTTTTCAAGTCTCAGACAACACAAGCGGAGTGACACCATGGCAACATTTGGATTTGATAGGAAAGAACCTCCTCCAAAACTCGACTTGACCGCGAGCAGACCGCGACTCCCCCACATGGGAAGCCAACGCGTTAAAAGGCGAGGAACAAATCGGCATCAGCACACCATTCAATATCCTCAAAGACGGCAGTATCCACGAGAGAGATTCAAGAGCCTCACCTTTCATATCAGCGGAAGAGCAACAACACTACCACGAGCGCGGCATCTATACCCCCAAAACCGGTGGCTATGTACCCGGGAACACCAGAGCCAACGGTTTAACGCCCCCGGTCCCCATAATACCATTTGCACCAAGAAGCGCAGGACTACCAACCAGGAGCATGCTCAGGCCATCAACCCTCACTTCTTCAGCCGCAGCTACTCCCCACGCTCTCACTTTCAATCCCATACCCACCCCACGAACAGCCGGCCTAACCACGTCCAACCCAGAGGACGACATCTTCACCGCACCCGCCCCATATGCCGAAAACCGACCATCGTCCGACATATTTGAGACCGCGCGCTCCCCTCTCCTCCCCAGGGGACCACTGACGCCCATGCACAAGGGTCCCAAAACAACAGACGTCCATACATCTGATCTCTGGCCCCCTCCGGTCCCAACAATCGCGATAGAGCCCTCGCGCACAACCATGATACAAGAGCCACGCACTGTGGCCGCAAGCCCAGGCTggacaacaccaacctcGAGCAGTATAGCAACACGCTCCATCCGAGCCTCGTTCATCTTCCCAGCGCCTACCCCCGCGCCTCTCGCCATCCCCCCCAAAACCGTCGGCAGCGGCCCTAAGACAATAAACGTATCCACCTCGGACCTATTCCCCCCCTCCCCTACCAGAACTCCGCCAAATGCACCCCGGAAATGAAGTAAATTCCTCGTTATCATCGTCGTCTTCCTTTGGCGGCGCAGACTACGTCTTCCCCAAACAAACAAACGTCACAACGGCTGATCTTTGGCCCCCGCCTAATCCAGCTTACGAGCGCATTGCGGCAGCGCAGCGGGAGCAGCTACAGAGTCAGATTGAGGCTAGAGGGAGCGCGAGTGAGACGTCAGGGGAAGGGGGTGTGCATAGGAAGAAAGGATCCAAGGACTCGGCTAAAAAGGAGAGGGAGAGTAGGGTTATGGATGGGAATGTTCCTGTAAGAGATAGTTTTATGGGATTCGATAATGGCCGGTAAAATGGGTGAAGTGTACAGTATGTATGGTGTAGGTTGGTGAAAATAATGATGAAAAGAGTGGGTAGAACTATCATCTAAATCATGTAATGGATGGTTCTTCAGGTTAGTACGCCAAGAAAGCGTGGTCTGGTTATATGATGGGATAAGACCGGCTGGGATCGGCGCGTCTCTCAGTATATTGATACGAATGTGTTTATTTTCTATTCTTGTGCAAGTTAGCATGTATGTGCTTGGCTTAACAATGGGCATTGTTCTTTGTTTTCTTTTACTATGTCTATGTGATCAAGTCACCTTTTTGTCCAGTTTCCTTCACATACGACCATAGGGCACGGAGAACTAGTTCACCTGTCTGATCAACCAGATGGTTATCGAGATACTGCTCAGTCAATCAAGCAACAATGTTCATCTGAGAATGCACAAGTATGGAACACAACCAACCATTATTTACAATACAACATCGTGCTTGGCAGAAATGATTAATTATTCAACCTATACCATCAAGGTCTATTTGCCTCATCCCCTACTGTGCCTTCAAGCTATCAGCATACTCTCTATAAATCTGCTCGCAACTCTCATCAAATAACAGCCCCATCCTCGTAGCATTTCCATACTCGGCAGTCTGCGGCCAACTATCCAGCAACCTCTTCGCCTCTTCATCCACCTCCTCCCTCAACAGCCCCAGCTTATCCTTCCCACACACCGCCTCAAACGCCGCGTACATGTCTCCCAGCGTAACACTGATTCCCGGCATGTACACCGCGCGCAGGTGCGGCGGCATAGCATCCGCGGGAGCCTTCATTACACGCACGAAGTTCTCAATCATGACGCGGGGCGAACATATCATCTGGCGGGCCGAACGGTCGCTAATAGGTACTATGCATTCGAGTCCGGCCATGGGCTCGCGGATCATACCGCTTAGGAACGCTGCTGCTGATCGTGAAGGCGCTCCTGGACGCACGACTACGGTGGGTAGACGTACGGCGAAGGCATCGATTAGACCGCGGCGGTTGAGATCGTTGATGTGGTATTCCATGATGGCCTTGTGTGTGCCGTAGACGCCGATTGGTGTCGCGGGCGTATCATCTGTAATGGGGCCCGACGCCGTATAAGGAGGGCCGTACACAGCCTGTGTGGAAGCGTAGACAATGCGGGGTTTGGAGGGTTGTTTGAGTTTTGAGATGGACGTGAGAACAGAGAGCGTGGCGTCTAGGTTGACTTTTGTGGAAAGCGCGGGGTTCTCCTCGCAGCCGACGGACATTATGCCGTGGAAAAGGAAGATGGCGGACCATTGTGGGCGCAAGGAAAGGAGCTTGGTGATGTCGGCTTGTGAGGTGAGGTCTGCGGCTGTGAGCTCCATGTTGGATGTCGAAGATGAAATTCCGGCTGGCCGCTGGGGTGTGTGAAGATCGGTGAGGACGATGTTGTTGGAGGGATCTTGTAGCAACTTGGCGGCGAGCATGGGGCCCAGGAAGCCTGCGCCGCCGGTGATGAGGATGTTGTTCGACATTTTTTCGGTGGTCTGCTCTTGAAATTCTTGGTTCAGGGTCTGCGGTGATCAGGACTCCGACTTTGAAGCTCACGATCTCGGATTGAGAGCAGTTTAATGCGGTAAAGAAGTAGAGGGTAAGATTGTTTGCACAGGAAGGAAGTGCGCGATGAAAATGCGGCCAACTGAGCAGAGATACTTGAGACTATTATACGAATCGTGACATGGAGTATTGCGAGGATCGATGCGAGTCATGCTCGTCTCGCTCGTTTCGCTCGTCTCGAGGGAGAATTGCTTGCAATGACCCACAAATCAAAGACGCTAGTCTCCGGAGCCGCCTCATTAGCCTGGGGAACCCCACATTGCGGTCTTTATGATCATGATGGTAGAACAAGTGAGATTAAAGCTTCCCGTCCGCTCAGCCATATACAAGCAGTGTACCGGAGGATTAGTACTTATCCAGGTGGCCACTAGCGAATCCCCGCGTTGTATGTTTTTGCCAATCCTTGCTTTTTGCCGTGACACTCCAGCCAACACGAAACTTTGCTTTCTACATTTCGTGGTAACTTTGACGGACAATACCTAGCAAATAACAATAAAAAAGTCAGATCTAACACAAACTCTACACTAGAGCATTTTATGTCCAAAGAAGCAAATAGCCTTcaatcttcttcttcttcttcttcttctccttcttcttctttcgTTATTTTTTCTATTGACTGCCGGTAAATGTCGGGCAAGCATCTTACCCCAGAACAGCCAACATATCCTCTACACTCTGAAACTTTTCcctttccttgccctttTCCTTTCCCCTCGCCCGTTCAGCCTGGTCAATTTTCTTCCAGTCGTCCCAGCTCAAGGGTCTAACACCCCTGGCTTCGACTTCCTTTTGGATGCCATGCCAGCCCAGTCCCGTACTTGTATTGTCACCGGTTTTGTCGTTTAGGAACGGTACATGTTGCTCCCAATCCTGGAGGATGATATCTGCAGAGGCAAAGGCATCTTGCATTGTGCTGGCGATGACACCGGTGGGTCCGCGCTTGACCCAGCCTGCACAGTAGAGCCCGGGGACGTGGCCTGCTGTTAGGTTTCCAGGACCGGCTGATGGTGTGATGATACGGCCATGCATGTCATTGGGGATTATGCCTAGTTTCTCGTCAAAGGGAACGCCAATTTCTGATAGGCCGGGTATGGCGGTGGACTTGTAGCCCACGGAGCGAAAAGCTAGGGATGTTTCAAGACTAGTCTCCTCGTTTGTAGGCATGACGCGGGTTGTTTGGTCGAAGGGATCGCCGTCGGGTACGAATTGTTGCTTTGTAAACATCACTGATGAGAGATGGCCATGGTTGGCTTGCATGGACCTTGGTGCCTGCATAAATTCGAGAGCCCATCTCTTGGACGCGTCTTGTGTGTCTGTCTTGGAGCCTTTGAGAAGGACTTCTGCTATACGTTTCTGGACGCGTGGGAGCTTCTTGATATCGGCGGGATAGAGGGAGCGGTCGATGGGTTCGAAAGTAACGGATGGTAAATTCATGAGCTCGCGAGCTTCCTTGACTGTAAAGGCAGCCTATCGTGTTGTAAGCGACATAATGGCGGTCGCGAGTTGACGACGTACCTGTATGGGTCCACGGCGACCAACAACTCGAACCGATCGCACTTTGCTCTCTGACAGTGTCTGTATGGCTTGCTCGGCAATATCCGTCTTCTGCAGCACATGTACTGGGGTCAAAAGCATGCGCGCAACATCCAAAGCTACATTCCCTTGACCAATGACAACCGCCTGTTCACCAGCCTGTAGATTTGGGTTCAAGCTTTTGAATTCCGGCAAGCCGTTGTACCACGCTACAAACGATCTTGCAGAATATACACCCGGTAGGTTTTCACCGGGTATGCCTAGCTGCCTGTCCTCGCTCGCGCCGTATGAGAAGAGTATGGCATCGTAATGCGGCTTCATCTTGGCCAATTCAATATCATGCCCCACCCTCACATTGCCCACGTAATTGAACTGCGGTGATTGTGCAGCTTCCTCGAAAGTACCTTGACAATTCTTGACTTCTGCGTGGTCTGGCGCGACACCGTAGCGGACGAGTCCGTAGGGAACGGGCAGTTGCTCGTACATGTCGACGACGGCATCTTTGTTTTTGTTCATGAGTCGATATGCCGTGTAGAAGCCTGCCGGCCCCGAGCCAATGATGGCGACGCGAAGGCGCCCTCGCGAGCTGGCTGCCGTACTATAGTACACACCATGGGCGGGTGTGATTGACGTTGGGCGCGCTATCCATTGCGGGGTGCATTGGCATGTTCTAAAACATGGACTTCTGATCCATCGCGTACATCTAGCGACATGAGGCGTCGGTGTCATGTGCCGGGAAAGGTACATGATCTGAGAGTCCTGGTCCTTGCTGTTGGTAGCGGCTCCAACGGTACCAAGGAATCTGGATGACTAAGTCAAAGATGACTAAGTTATTGTTACTCATCTCCCCCGTTATGCCGTCTGGACGTCTGAGCATCCCATCCGACATGGGACCCCCACATGTTCAGAAGTCTTTGCTGGCGGCTGCGGCTAGTCAATGCTTTTTTTACCCGCTCGTACCCATGTCCCTCCCATGTTCTTCACGTCATGTCTTCTGCATCAGTATTGGTTACTATTGATTGTTGTCATAGCAACCCTGTATTTACATACTTATCACCCCAGATCCTCGCCCCATGTCAATCATCAACTGCCACTCGCATTCTTTTGCTTTAGTCATACGACGAGACCATCTCTCATTTCTGTTTGAACGGTCGTGTGCAGCAGTCTTTCATTCATTAATCATCATCCCATCGCAGCCATGACGGGCCGCTGGCAGCCCTATATGTACGCGGCGCAAAGGGACTCCATGGCCGACACGGATCCTACGCAGCCCATATTCGATCCCAAGGCAGTTACCAGGGCGAGTCGTATGCCTGCTTCGCCaccgaagaagaagaaagagggTCCTTTGATCGACTTCAACCAACACCCGGATAGCTATCTGGTCCTTCCGTATGGCAAGACGGACGCAAAACCCATGACCAACAAAATCAAGACTTTCATCAACATTGCGCGATGGACGCAGTTTGCGCTCAGGCTGCTTACTTTGTGTGGCGCAGTTGGTGTTTTGTTGTGCGGAATCTTCATCCAGGGCGCGCAGGATTCAGAAGGATACATAATGAGGGTCCCGGTAAGTGCGATGCGAAAGCACGACGACTCAAAACTAACATTATCAGCCTTGTGTGGACCTCGGTGTCTGCTTGTACGCGGTATACCACTTACTTCGAAATCCCAAAACGCGACCAGCCGGTAGCTCCGCCAGCTACCACTTCTTTGCCCTCGTCGCCGACTGCAGCTTCATCCCGTTTTACGTCTTCACGGTGCTCATGGCCCGACGCAACGCCGACATGCAGGCTGGAACAACGGGACGCTGGCGGACAATGTTCCCTACCGACGCGGAAACGGACAAGGTTCTCATGTCAACTTGGCTTACGGGAATAACTGTTGGTGCTCTTCATCTGGTGTCTACTTTCCTCGACATGTACCTTGCACTCGTTTTCCGAAAGATTGCGAAACTGCCCCCGGACATGAATCCTCTCGAGGACAACCTGACGTCGCGCCGAAAGACCAAGCACAAGCACAAGAACTCGTCGATATCTGCCTCTACTCCTCTGACTTCCTACCAAGAGAAGCGTTTCAGTGACCAGAGCACTGTGGCCGGCGATCAAACTTCCAGGCCTGTTTCGCTCATCTACAGCGATTTCAAGAGCCCAGAAAAGGCAATCCCTTTTATGCATACGCGAACGGCCTCTGATATCACGTACTCGCCACATACACCCGCTTCCGCTCGTCAGTCAAGAGAACGACAGTCCTTGTACTCGCAACCAGCGTCTGCGCATCAGTCGCGCAAGGATCTGAATAACCGTGGCGACCTTTTGAGTCGTCAAGACAGTGACCACCAGACTCTGGCGCAGCGCAAGTCGATGCTCTCTGAAAAGGCAAACATCAAGCGACACTCGCGCAATGACTCGTACATCACAACCGCATCGAGACAAGACATATACAACCCGACTGGCGAGAACGAGGCCGAGAAACAAGACGCAGCCGGCGATCTGTCTCTCCAGCGCAACTCGCAACAAAGCCTCAAGCAAGACAACTGGTTCGTCTACCCAGAGCAAGAAGGAGAAGAGCACGAGGAGGAGCATGAAATCCCCGCCCCAACTCACCGCCAATCCATGTTCTCCTCCAACAAGGGCTACACAACTGTGTCCCGCTACGAAGAAGAAACGTCCGACAtggaagaagacgaagccGCCGCCAAACACCTAATCCCGCAACCCCTCTCCATGAACCCCCCCAACCCCACCGCCCGCCACATCCCGCGAGAAATCCGTCGAACGAACCCTCTCCCGCTCCTCCAGCACACGAAAAACACGTTCCTACGCCAACCTCCAACCCACCGCGTCCCAAACCCCCCGCTACTCCCTCTCGCCCTCGCCTTCCCCCTCCCCCGCAAAAAACGCCTTCACATCCCGCCCCCAAACATTCCACCAATACCCCAGCCAACAAAACACACCAAATCACCTCCCTTCGGCCACAAAACAATACGCCGTAAACACCCCCCCTCCCGCCGTGCCCTCCCACACCTCCAACAACCCCACATCCCCATTCTCCCTCCACAAAAAATCCTACACCAGCATCAAACGCACGGGCGAAACAGGATACACGCCGCAGAAAGCGCATTCGCCGCGTGTGGTCAGTCGCTCGGGTGTGGATTACGTTAATCCGTATGAGTTTGATGATGGTGGTGAGGATTTGGGGACGTTGAGTCTTGGACGCGGGGGGCGGAGACGTGACGTTAGTGGGAAGATTGCTGAGGAGGGGAGGGGTGGGATGACGGTTGTGCAGAGGAGGGTTAGTGGTGTTGCTGCTGCTTATTAGTTAGGGGCGATGGGATTGGGATGGCGTTTGGATGGGATTTGCTTTGATATATACCTGTGATTGTTTTGGGGGGGGATATTGTATTGCTTGGATTGGAttggtttggtttggtttggACGGCGGGTGATGATGAGTCTTGGATGTTTCATGTTGGAAAAAGCGGGTTTCTTATCATGGCTTGTTTGTTTGAACGATGTAAGATGCGGGAATCGGGATGAAGAAAGGAAGAAAGAAAACGAGAGATGATTGATATCACGTCTTACACGATGGATGGGAAGGCGATGTTCATGATGAAATCCATATTCTAGGTATCCCAACCACATTTTCCCACACATGCACATCTACATCTACCCACACATGCACATCTACATCTACCCACCCACCGACTTCTTTCTCACACCCACAACATTTCAACCAAATAATTCAATCAATGTGTTTTTCCATTGAACATTCGTTAGATACATTCATAAGCACGTACTTTCCTCGCATCGTATCATATAACATGCCATGCGCACACGCAAAATGCCAAAGCCAAAGCCACATAAATGCACACAGAGTCCGCCGCCCAAGAAAACCCCAGCCAGCCAACCCTAACCATAATCCCCTCCCACATTTCAAGAAAGCAAACCCCTCCCATAATACCACACCACCCAcgcaacaacaacaacaacaacatcCACGATGACAACGATAGTAATACTAAAGGGACTTCAATCGGTCGATCAACACAACACAACACCAATTCCCACCCAAGAAAGCCCTGCCCCCATACCTCAAAGAAAACTTTTCCTAGGCGGTAGATTTGTCATTGATTAACAGACTGAGCCACCATTAGTaatcatcatcatcatcaccggGGTCGTTGTTATCGTATTTCGCGATACAGTCGTATTGCGATGAAACATGCGGAGTAAGTAGAGAGGAGTGAACGACAGTAAAAGAAGAAAAGTACAAAAAagtacaacaacaacaacaaacaTTGTAGACCAAGAAACCTTTCTGCCGTAGTAGTGCAGTTGCAGTCATGTTGCAGTGGGGGGGTATCTCAACGCCAGCCATGCAAGAAAATGCCGTCGTGGGGTCTAATAGAATCAGAAAAGAAAAACACACACAGTTGTGGGTAGGACACTTTGGTGGTAGGAATAAACGGTAGGGAAGGCGTCAGGTCAACAGTGCCATTGTTCCCATGTGGCAGAGGGAGATGTTCTTTGCTATCTTGCTGGATAAGCGGGATAAGGAGCATGTTGATGATGGTGAGGCGGAGCAGGCATCCCAGGTTGATAAACAACCCCCCTTTTCTCCTGACTTGGATATGTCTCAAACATGACGCGTCGTTGAGGCGCCTCAGCACGCAGTGGACTAGGCATGGGCATAGTTTGGGCGGAGGTAGGAAGCCGTTGTGAGTTGTTCGGACTACTCATGAAGAGTAAAGTATCGACGGCGTCTTTCTCAGCTTGTTGGCTCGGCATGCGGAGAATACCTGTTCCGCGGGGAGTTTGTGGTGACGAAGGGTGTGCGCCGAGGTGGCTGTGGTGTTTTCGCTGGGTGCCGGCGCCGAGGAGAAGTGGGGGTGCGTGCGTGAGGGTGgagcggcggcggcggctgGTTTGGAATGTTGGGGCCGGGGCGAGGCCGTATGGGTGGTGGCCTCCGGTTATGTCGATGAGGTTTGCGGCGGCGTTGAGGGCTGGGTGAGTGCCTGGGCCCCAGTAAGCTGGATGAGGTTAATGGGAGTTATGACATTAGGAAGAGGGGTACGGACAAACTGGTCTGGCTGGCACTGATGCGCTTGGGTCGGAGGACGGGGACATGAGCATTTGATCTGAGCTATCAGAAACATGACTCGGTCTTCGTCGCCGGTTGCTTGTAGCAGGCGATTCAAATGGCACATGGTCGCTTCTCCCTGGGGCAGAATTTGGCGATGCGCGCTGAGACTGGCCTTCCTCAAGTTCTTCGAGTGACTGCTTCTCCCAGCCATTCTGGACCTTGACCATGGCATATGATAGACG includes these proteins:
- a CDS encoding WcaG, Nucleoside-diphosphate-sugar epimerase; its protein translation is MSNNILITGGAGFLGPMLAAKLLQDPSNNIVLTDLHTPQRPAGISSSTSNMELTAADLTSQADITKLLSLRPQWSAIFLFHGIMSVGCEENPALSTKVNLDATLSVLTSISKLKQPSKPRIVYASTQAVYGPPYTASGPITDDTPATPIGVYGTHKAIMEYHINDLNRRGLIDAFAVRLPTVVVRPGAPSRSAAAFLSGMIREPMAGLECIVPISDRSARQMICSPRVMIENFVRVMKAPADAMPPHLRAVYMPGISVTLGDMYAAFEAVCGKDKLGLLREEVDEEAKRLLDSWPQTAEYGNATRMGLLFDESCEQIYREYADSLKAQ
- a CDS encoding GltD, NADPH-dependent glutamate synthase beta chain and related oxidoreductase, producing the protein MNKNKDAVVDMYEQLPVPYGLVRYGVAPDHAEVKNCQGTFEEAAQSPQFNYVGNVRVGHDIELAKMKPHYDAILFSYGASEDRQLGIPGENLPGVYSARSFVAWYNGLPEFKSLNPNLQAGEQAVVIGQGNVALDVARMLLTPVHVLQKTDIAEQAIQTLSESKVRSVRVVGRRGPIQAAFTVKEARELMNLPSVTFEPIDRSLYPADIKKLPRVQKRIAEVLLKGSKTDTQDASKRWALEFMQAPRSMQANHGHLSSVMFTKQQFVPDGDPFDQTTRVMPTNEETSLETSLAFRSVGYKSTAIPGLSEIGVPFDEKLGIIPNDMHGRIITPSAGPGNLTAGHVPGLYCAGWVKRGPTGVIASTMQDAFASADIILQDWEQHVPFLNDKTGDNTSTGLGWHGIQKEVEARGVRPLSWDDWKKIDQAERARGKEKGKEREKFQSVEDMLAVLG
- a CDS encoding Herpes-BLLF1 multi-domain protein, with the protein product MTGRWQPYMYAAQRDSMADTDPTQPIFDPKAVTRASRMPASPPKKKKEGPLIDFNQHPDSYLVLPYGKTDAKPMTNKIKTFINIARWTQFALRLLTLCGAVGVLLCGIFIQGAQDSEGYIMRVPPCVDLGVCLYAVYHLLRNPKTRPAGSSASYHFFALVADCSFIPFYVFTVLMARRNADMQAGTTGRWRTMFPTDAETDKVLMSTWLTGITVGALHLVSTFLDMYLALVFRKIAKLPPDMNPLEDNLTSRRKTKHKHKNSSISASTPLTSYQEKRFSDQSTVAGDQTSRPVSLIYSDFKSPEKAIPFMHTRTASDITYSPHTPASARQSRERQSLYSQPASAHQSRKDLNNRGDLLSRQDSDHQTLAQRKSMLSEKANIKRHSRNDSYITTASRQDIYNPTGENEAEKQDAAGDLSLQRNSQQSLKQDNWFVYPEQEGEEHEEEHEIPAPTHRQSMFSSNKGYTTVSRYEEETSDMEEDEAAAKHLIPQPLSMNPPNPTARHIPREIRRTNPLPLLQHTKNTIKRTGETGYTPQKAHSPRVVSRSGVDYVNPYEFDDGGEDLGTLSLGRGGRRRDVSGKIAEEGRGGMTVVQRRVSGVAAAY